The genomic stretch AGCATCTCCTTCTCAAACCTGTCTTGTGAGTCTACGGAGACATGGTGTCTAACCTTTAACGGCTTCACACCAAGCGTTCTTCAgtatacacactgtacacaaacaaaaCCTAGTATTTCCTGGGAAAGATGATTTATCTGCACTTTCTTGTCAATCTCATTTTCCACAAACATGGGCACAGGCTTTCTATTAATATTAAACAGGGCTTGTGGATACAGAGAAACTACtagtaaaatattacattccaTCACACACTGCATTGTAACATGGTGAAGacaaattaccagcattaattTTGACTATAGATATTTAAAATGACTCTTATACCTTGATCCTGggatttatcattcattcattcattcatttcctaaAACCGGTTCATCGTATCAGGGTAGTGGCATGTTCAGGATCTGCACAAAACCAGTGGGTACAAGgctgaaacacactcacacctgtggacactgttgcactgccaatccacctatgaaTGTGTGTTCTTGGATGGTgcgaggaaaccaatgcagacacagggagaacacatcaaactgacATTGATCAGAGGCAAGTATTGGAcaaaaccccaggaccctggagatcTCTGGCAGCGAAGGTAGATGCAGTGCCACTGTGCTGGTCAATGACATAATCCCAAAGATTAAAAACTGTCCAGCGTAATCTAGAACCGTGGTTCCAGCTGCTTTCTAGACGTAAGTAAaggacagagacaaacgtgagtagttcattcattcattcattatctgtaaccattatccagttcagggtcgcagtgggtccagagcctaacaggaatcattgggcgcaaggcaggaacactgggagaacacaccaactcctcacagacagtcaccaggagcgggaatcgaacccacaacctccaggtccatggagctatgtgactgcgacactacctgctgcgccaccgtgccgccctcagaTGTGAGTAGTGTGAACTTTATTATTAAAGAGGGTAAAGcgaaaaatgagaaaaacaagcaaaGACCAAGTCCATGAAATACTCCTGAACCCACaaggactaaatccagaggcaaaaatagagagaaacaaagtgagAATTCTGTGacgacaaaatagaagaaaacgcaccgctgaaggaaaacaacgtGGCTGTTCTTCGCATTATAGacttaaaacactgtttaatacAGCGCCGcacctccttcacctactgctacaagcTCAGAAAGCTGCTGTGTGCACCAGCATTTTAAAGCACATAACATTTATGGGAAATAAGCCTTttgtaagaaataaaaatgaaaagaagtcgttttaatatcagttatgtgctcacaaatgtataattgtgtttaaaacattctatCTGTAATTCTTTgcaattattttagaataattgTGTGTAaagctaataaaaaaaatgcagaatttTTGCAGAAGATTTAGCcttatcacaaagcagcttcacatgaCATTCATAACAGTCATCAGTTAACATCAACTTTTCCCCTTGTCACGATGACACCAGCTCCCTACTTCATCCCAGAGCCTCCCTGTAATGACAGCGTCAGCAGTGTGTCATCAGTGGTGATGGTGTGATGTGTTCAGGCCTGTATTTCTTTGCAGGTATTTGCTGTCTCAGAAGCATCTGCTTCTCTTCCTGCCAGTTTACAGCTCTTAAGCGTTAGTCTAGTGCACTATGTTTTGAAGGCACAGAGAAAGAGATCCTTCCTGTTATAATCACAGCTACACCCATGCTTTGTTCCATGTGGCTGACAAGCTGCTCTTGGTGTAGACTATTacggcacttttccactgtgtggTGCCTACTCAACTCAACTTGGCGCGACTAACATATTGCTTTTCTATCAGGTAAATCTAATACCTGGAACTTTCTTAGTACCTGCTCATTCGAGGCCAACTAAGCAAACCGAGTAGGGACTCAACATGACGTGAAAACCTTGCAGTgtgctgattggccaaagaGAGTCATCAATCACGATGAattgcagacatccagcactaaTTCTTGCCATTTGTAAAAAGTCCAAGCGCCtgcagagatcacatttttttttttttatgcgaCTCACAATTGCAGCATGTGAAATTATGTTATAGATTTTGAAAGGGTTCAAATGCTCCATGGATCAGTGGCCGAAAAAAGagtccagtgagagctggacagtgcaacaagaaagatctgtctgaactgatgcacAGATATGTGTTCTGCCCCaaaaaacaacaccaacaacacatGAATATGTAATGAGTAAACAACATTTAAGGTTACAGCCGCCATTGTTATGATTTCCAAAGCTTGCTGATTACATTTCACAGTACTGTCCTCCTGTAACAGGCACCAAAACTGAAGTGTAGTAGGTACCCTGCAGGGGAAATGTGACATTGGTGCACACTGTGAAGAGCTGACGTAATATAAGACTGCTTATGTTTGATAGTAGACTTACTGGTCTCGCTGGTGACTAATGATTGAGAATCAGCAACAACTGATCACTGTTACAGGAGGAATACAGTGGTACAAATATGCCCCTACCACTATAAAAAGACCCTTGTATAAATACACAAGCTGCACCAGTGTATTTCACCTGTTATTGGCTAGATCACCATTAGTTACCCTGTTGCTAACAGGTTGCTCATGTGTAATTGTATGGTTATTTTAACCAGTTAAACAGATAATATGGGATTGATTGAGATGCTCTACATTTTGCTGATATATATCCAGTCTCCCTTTCAGGACTCTTGCTTCATGACTTGACAACATCAGAGTGTTTTGTAACTCCCCTCGCTAAACTATGTACCCTCTGGAAGAATATAGAGAGCAGAGTTTAAAGCTCAGCCCCcatccaccccccaccccccaatctCCTTCAGAACTGACGCTACTTGAGATGATGTAATCACACATTGCCTGCTGGGTAGACTCAGGTTTCTCTGAACCAGGTACCAACAGCCCAGCTATAGCACATGACCCAGAGGAGGACTGACCCCTCTGACCCTAAGTGGACAGCTGTTACAATTCAATTCAAGCGTGAATGTTAATGAGGGTCAGTACTAGTGATGCTAAGGTAAGTCCCTCACAGATGGCTATCACACAAGGGGGTGGCTAGAGAGAAGTACAAACAGAAACATCCCAGTAGGCAGTCTTTGTTACTGTGCCATGCAAATTGCCTctactctgattggctgctctgAATTGTGCCGGAAAGCAGTGCTGAATCTGTCTTTAGCTCCACCCATCCACGCTGAAGTTATAAAGTGCTGTCTGTTGCCTAGGTGGATATATGGAAATACATCAGTTttattatgacatcacaaaggGGTTTTTTGTACACTAACATTTATATAGGGGCTGTGGAATGAACGTTACAGCTAGAAACTCCAAAATAGACTCCATCTCTGTTTACATTCCTCTCATTTCTACTGAATAGAATGGGGTTTCTTCATCCGATTTGAGCTGCAATCAAAATCGGAGGCTCTTTTCAGGTGGCAGAACTGTAAACAATCAGCCACAGGCATCCCTCATCCATGCTCCTCCACTGTAACAGCTGGACAGATGTCTCGCACACTGGCTACACAGCTCTCTGTTAAAAGACCTTTGAAAACGGCCGACACATCAGCGGTTTGGGCGGCCCACTCTCAGTCAGAGAATCAGCCCGTCAGACAGCTCTGAAACACACCTTTACACATAACACCAGCACAGGAAGGGGCAGAAAGGACAGtaaatatgcttttaaaatgGGTACGGACCGTAAAAGAGGGGAAAACAAAGTAGAGCCGATACGAACTGAGCTAAAACGACACTAAACAAATCCAGGGAAATGGGCACAATGAAAAGCACATCAGAACCCACTTCACTTCAGTAACCGGACGTTGATAAGATTATTATAagctaatgttttaaaatgatagGTTATTAGTTAATATACAGTTTTTTTGCATTCCTGCTGGCTCTCACTGACGAAACCAGACATCAGGGCACGttttaccagaaaaaaaaactttgtatttgaaataatacggtTACTAATAGAAACATGAAccatcaaaataatttttttaataaaccatTTCGGCTTCAGCTTCAGTGTTAGACTGTTTGCAAaagggtgaatgtgtaaaaaataaataaataaagtatttttttgAGACAAAAGGAACACTCCAGTTAAGGTGGACAGATTTACCATACAATGCCACCTTAACTGATTAATTCAAATAAAAGGAAAGGTACGGAGGCCTGTGAGTGGGGACtaactaatatttaaatatctcaTTCCCGTGACTTAATGAGTAGTTCCCACACATTAGACAGACGGTCCACATCTTAAACAAACTGTGCAGGAACGTTACGTCCACGGAGGGAACAACTAAATAAGAACTGTGAAGAAATCAATAACATTTATGAAGGAGATTTCAAATTACCTCTATTCCCACACCTAATTAAGTCGTTCCCACGTATTAAATATATCACTCACGCGTCTTATTAAGTTGTTTCCAAGCTTTATTAAGTCTTGCTCGCGGCCACATTTGTTTTGAAGGGATGTCAGCAGCTGAAacgtgtatataaatatataaatatattggtGAAGGTGGATTTATCGTGGTTTCTCACCCATGTTAAcagactctcacacagctccactcgGTCCACAGACTCCAGAACAACGGCACTCATCTCAGCTCTCGGGGGAATTAATCCACAACCTCGGTTTTATCCAGAAACAACGTGGATTTGGGGTTTTATCCGTGGCGTGAATCTGTAGAATTCCACCttagaaaacaacaacagacaaCAGTCGGCGGCGGAAAATTAGCCCGGCCTTTAAAACACAGCGAGAAGGCGCTTTAACTGCCTCCCGGTTCTGTTCCTTCGACTCCGGCCGCCCTCAAGACCGAATTTACCCTGGGTTAAACAGAATAGTCCCGGTTATAAATGAAGAGAAACGCGGAGACACACGGAGCCGGTTCAGTCTCTGCTAACGCTGCGCTACCCTCCGCCGAGGTCCTCACACTGCCACCCTGCAGAAACCGACACACCTAAACGCCTGATTCATattcacacatttaaacaacAACTACGGGTTTTCGCTCTCATATCATTCGCCATTGTAATAAAGGATTTCATTCAGGAACTGTTAATAATACACAACGTTAATAATTAAACTAATACTCTACACTACATGTCTGTTCAAAGTGAAAGGCGACCACACCGTCGAGTCTGTTCCAAATGAACTCTCAGTCTCCCTCCATACTCcaccctctgtagtgcactaagCCTGCAACATGTGCAGTATTCAGTGCACTTTAGAATGAAGGTTTGGAAATTACATGTCGaattacatgttttgttttgttttttgtttgtttttgcttggttggttgcttttttatttattttttattgaacaaataaacataagAGCACATCCGcttaaatgaacatttaaatatgatttattttatgCTACAGCATAAACACTCAATCATGTTTTGGGTTTATGctcgcttttttttttgttttatttgtgacaGCAACAGTGCTTTTGACGTTATTACGGTTTAAACTTTAGGATTTGCACTCGGTAGGGAGTAGGGCACAGGGAGTAGGGCACAGGGAGTAGGGCACAGGGAGTATGGAGAAATCTGAAACATCGCCCTTAAAACGTTGGGCCTGAATAAGGATGCGGAAAGGAGTTGCCTGCAGAAAAGGGTGCAGCTGCTTATTTAACgtattaaatgtgtttaattccCTCTGACAATCGGACttatattaaattatgtaaGTTATTAATTCGCGTGTGAATGTTGTATGAAATATGCTCAGAATACTTGAGTCGTGTGCTCTTTGAGCTTGTTAGTCGATaataattccaccttaaaaacagcaCAGGCTTACTGTTTTTACTACAACTAAACAagtatgttattatttttaacaactgaatatatgtttatattgttaGTATCAGTAGTAGAATAAGTTGTCGTCGTTGCATTAGCTGCAGTACCAGTGTAGTTTTTATGAAATAACGGTAGCTAGTATAGTGGCCTCCATTAGCTTTCTAACTTGCTGTCttctaaaacattttaaagcgCCCCAATCATGAAAAATCCCTGTTTTATATTAAGTGTTTGAAGTAGTAGGAACATTGCTGAAGTGTATTTTTGCACACGCAAAAGTGTATTGTGACGTCACGAATATTGCTTATCAGTCTGCAGCAGTTAGCCTCTAACCTGCTGTGggggatttctcagtttagtcaCATAACttcagcacaaattaaaacctgTCCCAAGCTGGAGAACATTCCCATTGGACAATGCTCACACTGGCTACCTAAGAAATTCAAGAGACTGTTTCAAGAGTTGATCACTGTCCACTAGAAATGTCCCTGATGTCTTTTCCTCTACGACACATTTGATATGAGGTTTAAGTTATCAGACTTAACTGAGaaaccctgctttgtggaacGCACAGCAGTAGGACGAAACATTTGGCATGGCAGCCTATCAGAActgagctcatttacatatgtcTGCATCTTTGATTCTGTGATATGGGCACTTAAGTTTATTAACACGAAAACTTAATGCTGCagtaatgttaaaatgtttaccTATGCATTCCACTCCTCAGAATTTAACTGAGAattattgaacaaaacagaacagtaatatttttaattaaagttatTTAGATATTAAACCAAGACCTACATTATTCAGCCAACCCTTATTCCAATGTCTTAATCTCTGATACTACTCTGCTTAAATATGATCTATTTTTATAACCTGTAAGCTTTTGTGCTCTATATTCATTAATAAACTTGTTTACTCTTAATGTAGCGCCCTCTACTGTGATCCTGAGAAGCGCAGGCTATGagaaggtggaatggaaagcaACGACTGCTTGGATCCGAATCGTTTGATACAAGATGAGGACACCCTTATTGAAGGCGTCAGTAACCAGGTCCTAGTTGTGGTGGTCCTCAGTGTGACGTTTCTGGGAGGACTGGCCACTCTGCTCTGCAGGTGAGCGCCGTACTTCCTCCTACATACGCTccattatgtttatatataaacagtCAGTCCACTGCAAACCGTTTTCTCATTTCAGAAATGAGCAGCTGCGAATCCACCCAGAGAATCAGGAGCACGTTCAAGCTGTTCGACAGCAACTCCAAACCGAACAGGTCAGTGACATTCTCCATTTCCACATGCTCAACTTGTATTGCGTGGACAAGCATGTGTTGCATTAGTCTTCAGTAGTGGGCCCtgggtttttaattaaaatcaacactaggtagtaattTTAcgataaaattacagctttaaaatcattgtgtaATATGAGATCTgagctgtaatatggagaatagggcctctgtctttgctaatcTGTGCTCGGCACTGAAGAAACTGCTGTAtttaacttttggaggaggtaGGAAACCACATCAGAGTCAGACACTGCATTCCCAAATTCTGGCACAGCctattttttaataaactagTGATAACCTGAGACTTTGAACTGCTCTAATTCTATTTCTATAATAGCGTATTGTCTTTCTCTTAGGAGACCACTTCCGAGCCGAGGCATCAGTACTACTCAGACATGTCCTGTCCAGTGTGTCTGCAGCAGGCTGTCCTCCCAGTAGAGACTAACTGCGGACATCTGTTCTGTGGTACGGGGGTCGGTCCCATTCACTTGACCTtaaagataaatgaatgaatctcaAAGGGGACACACTGATATATGACCACGAGTCAGTTTTTTTGGGCTGCCTAAGTATAGAAAcctgggataaaatgagccattCTGATTTTGCCCTGCTTCTTACATCATGTGCAGAGACATTAGGTCTGTCCTGCCTCCTCGTCCAAggctctccaatcacagagctggactCATGTCTATGtcagagcacaaagacaaggttaaatggagcaaaagaTTCACAACAAGTGCTCAGAAATGAGTACTGAGTTAAAACGGAAAAAACGAGAATGGAGAACAGCTAAAGACCAGCGCTTCTGCTCCTCTCCCTTCACTAATGTGTGCACGGGGTCAGGTGACCTATGAGTGGctcattcacatttaaaggaacaggtgctgaaactggcTGTTTTGATGGTGGGTTGCTGCTATGATgttggatccttgtggtattttgaccaaagcagatcacagacatttcattaagaccagaactgtgttcacaagTGGAAAAGGGATGGAATATGTTTATTAAACAAGCATTGCTTTGCGCAAGTCTAGTTGATATGAAATGTTGACATATACTAAAGTACATTTTCAAGTAGTTGTAGATGTTGTCTAAATCTAACACTAGCTTGCAGCTTTCATTCTGTAATAGAGAGAGTTCAGAATCATAAGCCTATATTACTATTCTCCAAATGGTCTCAATTCTTCCTCATATGTCTTCCACAGGTTCCTGTATTATTGCATACTGGCGCTACGGCACTTGGCTTGGGGCCATAAACTGTCCCATTTGTAGACAAATGGTAAGAAGAGTCATTACATCATTACAAGACATACCCAAGCTTGCTTCTTATGAAATAGTAACTGAAAGACTGAGCATTGCACTTGGTGTGGAGCCTAATGTTGGATTAACCAACCATGTCCCAGTTTGACCTCTTGTATTTTTGTGCTCCTGCTAGGTAACTCTGCTGTTCCCCCTTTTTCAAGACACTGGGCAGAGTGCAGAGACCCTGGACGGGCAGTTGGACCCAGATCTTATTCTTACGGACGTTAATGACTACAACCGCAGGTTCTCGGGGCAGCCCAGATCTGTAAGTCAGTTACTGATCATATCTGCCAGAAATCAACATCCACGCTCGTCTTATCTGCTGTCATAGCTGAGGCTTCTCACACTACTGCTGCTAGTATAGAAATGTCTAATAGACTTCAAGTCGGTTTCACCACTTAGCCTTACGCCTCCATTTTGCTTAGGGGTAGAGTGACTCAATTCTCACTGGGA from Hoplias malabaricus isolate fHopMal1 chromosome 2, fHopMal1.hap1, whole genome shotgun sequence encodes the following:
- the rnf170 gene encoding E3 ubiquitin-protein ligase RNF170; this translates as MESNDCLDPNRLIQDEDTLIEGVSNQVLVVVVLSVTFLGGLATLLCRNEQLRIHPENQEHVQAVRQQLQTEQETTSEPRHQYYSDMSCPVCLQQAVLPVETNCGHLFCGSCIIAYWRYGTWLGAINCPICRQMVTLLFPLFQDTGQSAETLDGQLDPDLILTDVNDYNRRFSGQPRSLLDRLRDVPTLLRHAFREMFSVGGLFWMFRIRILLCLVGALTYLASPLDFIPEALFGLLGFMDDFFVILLLFIYISIMYREVVTQRLAGNPG